Proteins encoded in a region of the Gammaproteobacteria bacterium genome:
- a CDS encoding IS110 family transposase: protein GKSKMSALGAAMRKLVHLCFGVLKTQLPYQANYANLT, encoded by the coding sequence GCGGTAAATCAAAGATGTCGGCGCTCGGTGCGGCCATGCGTAAATTGGTGCACCTGTGCTTCGGGGTACTTAAAACCCAACTGCCTTACCAGGCAAATTATGCAAATCTCACTTGA